Proteins encoded within one genomic window of Bombina bombina isolate aBomBom1 chromosome 1, aBomBom1.pri, whole genome shotgun sequence:
- the LOC128645319 gene encoding uncharacterized protein LOC128645319, protein MAKIVPKNKAPGVDFCGVDQYYYIVRSDLNCYMRCSNFNHGEDINIFSLHPSCINGEHYLAFEDDHFYIIKGNFYRRVTNMNTDEGSVVYSLHPNCSGGDHYLSAFGYFYIIYQSRGVYRRTKNMNKDEDSEEFTLHPDCKNGIYYFGTKNYYYFVKPHDEWGIQYYRCTNFNTNADAETFSFHPSVINFLPGGLAIIHGKSYGIWECIKTITNDSETPITWAKKITHKVGYDKEKMSSVEHNWKVSSTVSLQSGGLTKLIVQGTLSITAEYGGCSVNTEKENWSEATEIEESINVTLQPKKKLYIWQYVLGIGTKSILYCRDMKFEDHPDPPTENPLPPSTGTL, encoded by the coding sequence ATGGCTAAAATCGTCCCTAAGAATAAAGCCCCAGGGGTGGATTTTTGTGGTGTTGATCAATACTACTATATTGTACGGTCTGATCTAAACTGCTACATGAGATGCTCCAATTTCAACCATGGTGAAGACATTAATATCTTTAGCCTGCACCCCTCCTGTATAAATGGAGAGCATTACCTGGCTTTTGAAGATGACCActtctacattataaaaggcaATTTTTACCGTCGTGTGACCAATATGAATACTGATGAGGGTTCTGTTGTCTACTCACTGCATCCCAATTGCAGTGGAGGTGATCACTATTTGTCTGCCTTTGGGTATTTCTACATCATTTATCAGAGCCGTGGTGTCTACCGTCGTACCAAAAACATGAACAAGGATGAAGATAGTGAAGAATTTACACTACATCCAGATTGCAAGAATGGAATCTATTATTTTGGTACTAAAAATTACTACTACTTTGTGAAGCCTCATGATGAGTGGGGAATTCAGTACTATAGATGTACTAATTTTAATACAAATGCAGATGCTGAAACCTTTTCTTTCCATCCTAGTGTTATTAACTTTCTTCCTGGAGGTTTAGCCATCATTCATGGAAAATCTTATGGGATCTGGGAATgcattaaaacaatcaccaatgatTCTGAAACTCCAATTACCTGGGCAAAGAAGATAACGCATAAAGTTGGCTATGATAAAGAGAAGATGTCAAGTGTAGAACATAACTGGAAGGTGTCATCCACAGTGTCTCTACAATCTGGAGGTTTGACAAAACTGATTGTACAGGGCACACTCTCTATTACAGCTGAATATGGAGGTTGTTCTGTCAACACAGAGAAAGAGAATTGGAGTGAGGCCACTGAAATTGAGGAATCCATTAATGTGACCCTGCAACCAAAGAAAAAACTGTATATCTGGCAGTATGTTCTTGGCATAGGTACAAAATCAATCTTATATTGCCGTGACATGAAATTTGAGGATCATCCAGACCCCCCAACTGAGAACCCACTGCCCCCTTCTACTGGGACTCTTTAA